One region of Collinsella aerofaciens ATCC 25986 genomic DNA includes:
- the murC gene encoding UDP-N-acetylmuramate--L-alanine ligase gives MADSQTATSAPEFKSAHFIGIGGAGMSGIALVLHERGYAVTGSDLKTSRYIRQLTRAGVKVHVGHEAATIDEVKPDVVVVSTAIPESNPELVRARELGIPVWPRAKMLSALGHGYTTVAVAGTHGKTTTSSMCATMLDRMGLDPSFLIGGIVEGYDTNGKNGSGDYFVAEADESDSSFLFLNPNVVIVTNVEADHLDHYSGIEEIEATFAKFMSLVGEDGTVIVCGEDPHLVELAKSTGRHVLSYGFAESNDIVCMHPDVKGIQSDFIVRFEDGTEHAVEIKSNPGRHNMLNATAVLTVAHVLGFDIDSAAKALSSFEGVRRRFTHVGDIDGITVVDDYGHHPTEIKATLAAASSLGYKHVDVVFQPHRYSRLQALCDDFADAFANADKLLLIDVFSAGEMPIPGVTSKMLADTVRAKHPGKEVVYCSSRLELNQELEQMVGEGDLLLTMGAGDVTTVGPEFIEYLTAKKDA, from the coding sequence ATGGCTGATTCCCAGACTGCAACCTCCGCGCCCGAGTTTAAGAGCGCCCACTTTATCGGTATCGGCGGCGCCGGCATGAGCGGCATCGCCCTCGTTCTGCACGAGCGCGGTTATGCCGTTACCGGCTCCGACCTTAAGACGTCACGTTATATCCGCCAGCTTACCCGCGCTGGTGTGAAGGTGCATGTGGGCCATGAGGCCGCCACGATCGACGAGGTCAAGCCCGACGTGGTTGTTGTCTCTACCGCTATTCCGGAGTCCAACCCTGAACTCGTGCGCGCTCGCGAGCTTGGTATTCCCGTGTGGCCCCGTGCCAAGATGCTCTCTGCTTTGGGCCACGGCTACACCACCGTCGCTGTTGCCGGCACGCATGGCAAGACCACCACGTCTTCGATGTGCGCCACCATGCTCGACCGCATGGGCCTGGATCCGAGCTTCTTGATCGGCGGCATTGTCGAGGGCTATGACACGAACGGCAAGAACGGCTCGGGCGACTACTTTGTCGCCGAGGCCGACGAGTCCGACAGCTCCTTCCTGTTCCTGAACCCCAACGTGGTCATCGTGACCAACGTCGAGGCCGACCACCTCGATCACTACTCGGGTATCGAGGAGATCGAGGCAACTTTCGCCAAATTCATGAGCCTGGTGGGCGAGGACGGCACCGTCATCGTCTGCGGTGAGGACCCGCATCTGGTCGAGCTCGCCAAGTCGACGGGCCGTCACGTGCTTTCCTACGGCTTTGCCGAGAGTAACGACATCGTCTGCATGCACCCGGATGTCAAGGGCATCCAGAGTGACTTTATCGTTCGCTTTGAGGACGGCACTGAGCATGCTGTGGAGATCAAGAGCAATCCCGGTCGCCACAACATGCTCAACGCCACGGCGGTGCTCACCGTCGCCCATGTCCTGGGCTTTGACATCGACTCCGCCGCCAAGGCGCTCTCGAGCTTTGAGGGCGTCCGCCGTCGCTTTACCCACGTGGGCGATATCGATGGCATCACCGTGGTCGATGATTACGGCCATCACCCCACCGAGATCAAGGCGACGCTTGCTGCCGCTTCGTCGCTGGGCTACAAGCATGTCGACGTCGTGTTCCAGCCGCACCGCTATTCGCGCCTGCAGGCCCTGTGCGACGACTTTGCCGATGCATTTGCCAATGCCGATAAACTGCTGTTGATTGATGTGTTCTCGGCTGGCGAGATGCCCATTCCGGGTGTCACCTCTAAGATGCTCGCCGATACCGTGCGCGCCAAGCATCCTGGCAAGGAGGTCGTGTACTGCTCCAGCCGTCTTGAGCTTAATCAGGAGCTCGAGCAGATGGTGGGCGAGGGCGACCTGCTGCTCACTATGGGTGCTGGTGACGTTACGACCGTCGGTCCCGAGTTCATTGAGTATCTGACTGCCAAGAAAGACGCTTAA
- the murB gene encoding UDP-N-acetylmuramate dehydrogenase, with product MGLFNAVMALSGMIDTDVIEDERLARHTSYRIGGKADLFVTCHSYHALRRAVAVLDREQVPWVIIGKGSNLLVADGGYRGAVISLGREFQRTVVADDGCTLTVGAGVMFARLVNDALSRSLSGLEFAVGIPGSVGGAISMNAGTRTEWIGSLVEDVVTFDPASGIKHYAGSEITWGYRECSLPRNEIILECVLKLKPAPKADIRERMERYLTRRKRTQPMGRASCGSVFRNPPDASVGKLIEDCGLKGFSIGGAEVSPVHANFIVNNGTASADDVAAVIRHVHGKVREAYGIELRPEVKFLGF from the coding sequence ATGGGTCTGTTTAACGCCGTCATGGCGCTCTCGGGCATGATCGACACGGATGTGATCGAGGACGAGCGCCTTGCGCGTCATACGAGCTATCGTATCGGCGGCAAGGCCGACCTCTTTGTGACGTGCCATAGCTATCATGCCCTCCGCCGTGCCGTGGCGGTGCTCGATCGCGAGCAGGTGCCGTGGGTCATCATCGGCAAGGGCTCCAATCTGCTGGTTGCCGATGGCGGTTATCGCGGTGCCGTCATTTCGCTCGGACGTGAGTTTCAGCGCACGGTTGTTGCCGATGACGGTTGTACGCTGACGGTCGGTGCGGGCGTGATGTTTGCGCGCTTGGTCAACGATGCCCTGTCGCGTAGCCTCTCGGGCCTTGAGTTTGCCGTTGGCATCCCTGGTTCGGTCGGCGGTGCGATATCTATGAATGCCGGCACACGGACCGAGTGGATTGGCTCGCTGGTTGAGGATGTCGTAACGTTTGACCCGGCATCCGGTATCAAGCATTATGCGGGGTCCGAGATCACTTGGGGCTACCGCGAATGTAGCCTTCCCCGCAATGAGATCATCCTCGAGTGCGTGCTCAAGCTTAAACCGGCGCCCAAGGCCGACATTCGCGAGCGCATGGAGCGGTACCTTACGAGGCGCAAGCGTACACAGCCCATGGGTCGCGCATCCTGCGGGTCGGTCTTTCGCAATCCGCCCGATGCGAGCGTGGGCAAGCTTATCGAGGATTGTGGATTAAAGGGTTTTTCGATTGGCGGCGCGGAAGTTTCGCCCGTTCACGCTAATTTTATCGTTAATAACGGAACTGCCTCGGCCGATGACGTTGCCGCGGTTATCAGACATGTGCACGGAAAGGTGAGGGAGGCGTATGGCATCGAGCTCAGACCGGAAGTTAAATTCCTCGGCTTCTAG
- a CDS encoding cell division protein FtsQ/DivIB: MGGVLAVLAVLVVVAVVVINSGLFTATDIQIQGSEHVTKHDAIQLIDLPEGTSLFNVDPDQITEDLKQNPWVSGVDVQRQFPHTLIITPMERKVIAIAYISSDDLAWAIGDDDTWIAPLSTSVEVDDQGNVITTGQGSNTLTGIDAALALAKHYGAVLLTDVSADVAPVSGQAVSSKAVKAGLDYVRGFSSEFLGQVKDISTPSVEAISANLNNGIEVSLGDSNDIVKKERVVTKLLSQVEGVTYINVRSPGNYTFRNAPTS; the protein is encoded by the coding sequence GTGGGCGGCGTTCTGGCCGTCTTGGCCGTGCTCGTCGTCGTTGCCGTCGTGGTGATCAACTCTGGATTGTTTACCGCCACTGATATTCAGATTCAAGGCAGCGAGCATGTGACGAAGCACGATGCTATCCAGCTGATCGATTTGCCCGAGGGAACGTCGCTTTTTAACGTCGATCCTGACCAGATTACCGAGGACCTCAAGCAGAACCCGTGGGTGTCGGGCGTGGATGTCCAGCGTCAGTTCCCGCATACGCTCATCATTACGCCGATGGAGCGCAAGGTCATCGCAATTGCCTATATCAGCTCCGATGACCTTGCCTGGGCCATCGGGGATGATGACACCTGGATCGCCCCGCTGTCGACGTCGGTCGAAGTGGATGACCAGGGCAACGTCATCACGACGGGGCAGGGCTCAAATACCCTGACCGGCATTGATGCCGCGCTGGCGCTCGCTAAGCACTATGGCGCGGTGTTGTTGACTGATGTCTCGGCGGATGTCGCTCCGGTTTCCGGCCAGGCGGTGAGCTCCAAGGCCGTTAAGGCTGGCTTGGATTATGTGCGTGGTTTTTCGAGCGAGTTCTTGGGACAAGTCAAGGATATTTCCACGCCTTCGGTCGAAGCCATCTCGGCAAACCTCAATAACGGCATTGAGGTGTCGCTGGGTGATTCGAACGATATCGTCAAGAAGGAGCGCGTAGTCACCAAGCTGCTTTCGCAGGTAGAGGGCGTAACGTATATCAATGTGCGCTCTCCGGGTAACTATACATTTAGGAACGCTCCGACCTCGTAG